One stretch of Eretmochelys imbricata isolate rEreImb1 chromosome 1, rEreImb1.hap1, whole genome shotgun sequence DNA includes these proteins:
- the ERGIC2 gene encoding endoplasmic reticulum-Golgi intermediate compartment protein 2 isoform X1 has translation MRRLNRKKTLNLMKELDAFPKVPESYVETSTSGGTVSLIAFTAMALLTILEFMVYRDTWMKYEYEVDKDFTSKLRINIDITVAMKCQYVGADVLDLAETMVVSADGLVYEPVIFDLTPQQREWQRMLQLIQSRLQEEHSLQDVIFKSAFKSASTALPPREDNSLLPPDACRIHGHLYVNKVAGNFHITVGKAIPHPRGHAHLAALVSHDSYNFSHRIDHLSFGELIPGIINPLDGTEKIASDHNQMFQYFITVVPTKLHTYKISAETHQFSVTERERVINHAAGSHGVSGIFMKYDISSLMVTVTEEHMPFWQFLVRLCGIIGGIFSTTGILHGIGRFLVEIICCRFKLGLHKPTPVLLPDGHINNHLPLITDNSMH, from the exons tttctttaataGCATTTACAGCTATGGCTTTATTAACCATACTGGAGTTTATGGTGTATCGAGACACCTGGATGAAATATGAATATGAAGTAGACAAGGATTTTACTAG TAAATTAAGAATCAATATAGATATTACTGTTGCCATGAAGTGTCAAT ATGTAGGGGCTGATGTTTTGGATTTAGCAGAAACAATGGTTGTCTCTGCAGATGGTTTAGTTTATGAACCG GTAATATTTGATCTTACTCCCCAGCAAAGAGAGTGGCAGAG GATGCTGCAGTTAATTCAGAGTAGACTGCAAGAAGAACACTCCCTTCAAGATGTGATATTCAAAAGTGCTTTTAAAAGTGCTTCAACAGCACTGCCACCAAG GGAGGATAATTCGTTACTGCCTCCAGatgcatgcagaattcatggTCATCTCTATGTCAATAAAGTGGCAGGAAACTTTCACATAACTGTGGGCAA GGCAATTCCCCATCCCCGAGGCCATGCACACTTGGCAGCCCTTGTGAGCCACGATT CATACAACTTCTCTCATAGAATAGATCACTTGTCTTTTGGAGAGCTCATTCCAGGAATTATTAATCCTTTGGACGGGACAGAAAAAATTGCATCAGATC acaaCCAGATGTTCCAATATTTTATCACAGTCGTGCCAACAAAACTCCATACGTATAAAATTTCAGCAGAAACTCACCAGTTTTCCGTGACAGAAAGG GAAAGAGTGATTAACCATGCAGCTGGCAGCCATGGGGTATCAGGGATATTCATGAAATATGACATCAGTTCACTTATGGTGACAGTAACAGAAGAACACATGCCCTTTTGGCAGTTCTTAGTAAGACTCTGTGGTATTATTGGTGGAATTTTCTCAACTACAG GCATTTTACATGGCATTGGAAGATTCCTAGTGGAAATTATCTGCTGTCGTTTCAAACTGGGCTTACACAAACCTACACCT GTCCTACTTCCGGATGGCCATATAAACAACCACTTACCTCTAATTACAGACAACAGTATGCATTAG